A window of Helicobacter anatolicus contains these coding sequences:
- a CDS encoding menaquinone biosynthesis family protein, which translates to MISVGHSPDADDLFMYYAIVFGWVDSALNQKFENIALDIQTLNEKALMGELDVSAISFALYPLIKDQYALLRTGVSFGNGYGPKLVKKKGVKLKKNFKVALSGKHTSNALIFRIFYPEARIVYKNFLEIEQAVLSGEVDAGVLIHESILCYDDALEVEVELWDIWRELVKENLPLPLGGMALRRSIPLNRAIDIEKTLIKAVDVALRGKKTLSQMLMQKGIIRVDSQKLDIYLNLYANEDSVILNSQQKKGLEKMFKLGYDAKIYDRAIENCDDYLIPMEYESLRFN; encoded by the coding sequence ATGATTAGTGTTGGCCATAGTCCAGATGCTGATGATTTATTTATGTATTATGCAATTGTGTTTGGTTGGGTGGATAGTGCTTTGAATCAAAAATTTGAAAATATTGCTTTAGATATTCAAACTTTAAATGAAAAAGCCCTAATGGGAGAGTTAGATGTTAGTGCTATTTCATTTGCACTTTATCCTTTAATCAAGGATCAGTATGCTTTATTAAGGACAGGGGTTAGTTTTGGTAATGGATATGGCCCTAAGCTTGTTAAAAAAAAAGGTGTAAAATTAAAAAAGAATTTTAAAGTTGCATTGAGTGGAAAACACACAAGTAATGCTTTAATTTTTAGGATTTTTTATCCAGAAGCAAGGATTGTTTATAAGAATTTTCTAGAGATTGAGCAAGCTGTTTTAAGTGGCGAAGTTGATGCTGGCGTGTTGATACATGAATCTATTTTGTGTTATGATGATGCTTTGGAGGTAGAGGTAGAGCTTTGGGATATTTGGCGAGAACTTGTAAAAGAAAATTTACCTCTACCTTTGGGTGGCATGGCATTAAGAAGATCTATCCCGTTAAATAGGGCTATTGATATTGAAAAAACTTTAATAAAAGCTGTAGATGTGGCTTTGAGGGGTAAAAAAACTTTATCGCAAATGTTGATGCAAAAAGGTATTATTCGTGTCGATTCTCAAAAACTTGATATTTACTTAAATCTTTATGCAAATGAAGATTCTGTAATATTAAATAGTCAGCAAAAAAAAGGTCTAGAAAAAATGTTTAAGCTTGGATATGATGCAAAAATTTATGATAGAGCTATAGAAAATTGTGATGATTATCTTATTCCTATGGAATATGAGTCATTGCGTTTTAATTAA
- a CDS encoding SDR family NAD(P)-dependent oxidoreductase: MLAFITGASSGIGEAIARKFVEQNHQVILLARRKEKLLTLQKELGKQCLAILPCDINNTKEISAMLKVHGKDIDILINNAGLALGISNAQESSLKDWETMIETNILGLVKLTHLILPFMIEKNLGHIINIGSIAGTYPYPGSNIYGATKAFVKQFSLNLRADLIGKNIRVSNIEPGLTGGSEFSLVRFYGDKERAENLYKNSQPLMAQDIAESVYWCASLPKHININRIEIMPTTQAPAGLKVYENNN, encoded by the coding sequence ATGCTAGCATTTATCACAGGTGCAAGCTCAGGAATCGGAGAAGCAATTGCAAGAAAATTTGTAGAACAAAATCATCAAGTAATTTTACTAGCAAGACGCAAAGAAAAATTACTAACACTCCAAAAAGAACTTGGTAAGCAATGCTTAGCAATCTTGCCTTGTGATATCAATAATACCAAAGAAATTTCTGCAATGTTAAAAGTACATGGAAAAGATATTGATATTCTTATTAATAATGCGGGATTGGCCCTTGGAATTTCTAATGCTCAAGAAAGTTCATTAAAAGATTGGGAAACCATGATTGAAACAAATATTTTGGGTCTTGTAAAACTTACTCATCTCATATTGCCTTTTATGATAGAAAAAAATCTTGGACACATTATTAATATTGGTTCTATCGCGGGTACATATCCCTATCCTGGTAGCAATATTTATGGTGCAACAAAAGCTTTTGTTAAGCAATTTAGCCTCAATCTTAGAGCAGATTTAATTGGAAAAAATATCAGGGTAAGCAATATTGAACCCGGTCTAACAGGTGGTAGTGAATTTTCTCTTGTAAGATTCTATGGAGACAAAGAGCGTGCAGAAAACCTTTATAAAAATTCCCAACCACTTATGGCACAAGATATTGCTGAAAGCGTGTATTGGTGTGCTTCACTTCCTAAACATATTAATATCAATCGTATAGAAATAATGCCAACCACACAAGCACCTGCAGGACTAAAGGTTTATGAAAATAATAATTAA
- the hemE gene encoding uroporphyrinogen decarboxylase, with amino-acid sequence MIFIDACKRKETPYTPIWMMRQAGRYLEEYRETRKKAGNFLDLCHNVELATEVTLQPVEILNVDAAILFSDILVVPLEMGLPLEFVAGEGPQFQRTITNYQDVCNLKKDAFLKLDYVYDTISSVRAKLSKDKALIGFCGSPWTLATYMIEGEGSKTYAKSKKMLYENPQTMHYLLKQITDELKGYLIRQIEAGANAVMVFDSWASALEQEAYFEFSWGYMKDIAKYIKMHYPEIPVILFPKGIAGYLKHIDGNFDVFGVDWGTPMEFAKQHLGGKYVLQGNLEPSRLYNEDFMEMGVDEIIGIMGKKAGHIFNLGHGMLPDLPRENVIKLVEMVHKKTKR; translated from the coding sequence ATGATTTTTATTGATGCATGTAAAAGAAAAGAAACACCTTATACACCGATATGGATGATGAGACAAGCAGGACGCTATCTTGAAGAATATAGAGAAACGCGTAAAAAAGCAGGAAATTTTTTAGATCTTTGTCATAATGTAGAGTTGGCTACAGAGGTGACTTTACAACCTGTAGAGATACTTAATGTAGATGCTGCAATTTTATTTAGTGATATTTTGGTTGTGCCTCTTGAGATGGGATTGCCTTTAGAGTTTGTAGCAGGTGAAGGTCCACAATTTCAAAGAACTATCACAAATTATCAGGATGTTTGCAATCTTAAAAAAGATGCGTTTTTAAAGCTAGATTATGTATATGATACAATATCAAGTGTGCGCGCAAAACTCTCAAAAGACAAGGCTTTGATTGGTTTTTGTGGTTCTCCTTGGACACTTGCCACTTATATGATAGAGGGTGAGGGTAGTAAAACTTACGCAAAAAGTAAAAAAATGCTTTATGAAAATCCTCAAACAATGCATTATCTTTTAAAGCAAATTACAGACGAACTTAAAGGGTATTTGATTAGACAAATTGAAGCAGGTGCAAATGCGGTTATGGTTTTTGATTCTTGGGCGAGTGCTTTGGAACAAGAAGCATATTTTGAATTTAGCTGGGGGTATATGAAAGATATTGCAAAATATATCAAAATGCATTATCCAGAGATACCAGTAATTTTATTTCCTAAGGGGATTGCAGGATATTTAAAGCATATTGATGGTAATTTTGATGTTTTTGGCGTGGATTGGGGAACGCCTATGGAATTTGCTAAACAGCATTTAGGAGGAAAATATGTATTACAAGGCAATCTAGAGCCTAGTAGACTTTATAACGAAGATTTTATGGAAATGGGCGTGGATGAGATTATTGGGATTATGGGAAAAAAAGCAGGGCATATTTTCAATTTAGGGCATGGAATGTTGCCAGATTTACCAAGAGAAAATGTAATTAAGCTTGTAGAAATGGTACATAAAAAAACAAAAAGGTAG
- a CDS encoding flagellin A, whose translation MAFQVNTNINALNTHASSVLTQSSLRNSLEKLSSGLRINKAADDASGMTIADSLRSQANALGQAISNANDGIGIIQIADKAMDEQLKILDTIKVKATQAAQDGQSLESRKAIQADITRLIQGLDNIGNTTSYNGQALLSGQWTNKEFQIGAYSNQSIKVSVGATTSDKIGQVRINTGAMITAASEASLTLRDGDKKINLETVKISHSVGTGLGALAEVINKNSGKTGIRAQANVVTTSDKEIMSGNLKNLTINGVNIGNIVDIKKGDSDGRLVQAINALSSSTGVEASTDANGRLSLRSVDGRGIVLKVDGNNKDGEGQEENKAAIAIETVNGGQSITNETGSTNYGRLSLVRLDSRDIVISNSEKPDENSYSAIGFSEGQTAQATVNLRDVLGEFNASVKSAAGVNYNAVIASGNTSLGAGVTTLAGAMLVMDIAESAQKMLDKIRSDLGSVQGQMTSTVNNITVTQVNVKAAESGIRDVDFAAESAEFNKNNILAQSGSYAMSQANAVQQNILRLLS comes from the coding sequence ATGGCTTTTCAAGTCAATACAAATATTAATGCTTTAAATACGCATGCGTCTTCAGTTTTAACTCAATCTAGTTTAAGAAACTCTTTGGAGAAATTGAGCTCTGGTTTGAGAATCAATAAGGCAGCAGATGATGCATCTGGTATGACAATTGCAGATAGTTTGAGATCTCAAGCAAATGCTTTGGGTCAGGCAATTAGCAACGCAAATGATGGTATAGGGATTATCCAAATTGCTGATAAAGCAATGGATGAGCAACTTAAAATTTTGGATACTATTAAAGTGAAAGCTACACAAGCTGCACAAGATGGTCAATCTCTAGAATCTAGAAAGGCAATTCAAGCTGATATTACAAGACTTATTCAAGGGCTTGATAATATTGGTAACACAACATCTTATAACGGTCAAGCATTGCTTTCTGGACAATGGACAAACAAAGAATTCCAAATTGGTGCTTATTCAAATCAAAGTATCAAAGTTTCTGTTGGTGCTACAACTTCTGATAAGATTGGACAAGTAAGAATTAATACAGGTGCAATGATTACTGCAGCGAGCGAAGCAAGTTTGACACTTAGAGATGGTGATAAAAAAATCAATCTTGAAACTGTTAAAATTTCTCACTCAGTAGGTACAGGTCTTGGAGCTCTTGCTGAAGTTATTAATAAAAATAGCGGTAAAACAGGAATTAGAGCACAGGCAAATGTTGTAACAACTTCTGATAAAGAAATTATGTCAGGTAACCTTAAAAATCTTACTATCAATGGTGTAAATATTGGTAATATCGTTGATATTAAAAAAGGTGACTCTGATGGTCGTTTGGTGCAAGCAATTAATGCTCTTAGTTCAAGTACAGGTGTTGAAGCTTCTACAGATGCAAATGGTCGTTTAAGTCTTAGAAGTGTTGATGGACGCGGTATTGTATTGAAAGTAGATGGCAATAATAAAGATGGCGAGGGTCAAGAAGAGAATAAAGCTGCAATTGCTATTGAAACTGTAAATGGTGGTCAAAGCATTACTAATGAAACAGGTTCTACAAACTATGGAAGACTATCTCTTGTAAGATTAGATTCTAGAGATATTGTAATTTCAAATAGCGAAAAGCCTGATGAAAATTCATATAGTGCAATTGGTTTTAGCGAAGGACAAACTGCACAAGCTACTGTAAACTTGCGTGATGTATTAGGTGAATTTAACGCTTCTGTAAAATCTGCAGCAGGTGTGAATTATAATGCAGTTATTGCAAGTGGTAATACAAGTCTAGGTGCAGGTGTTACAACTCTTGCAGGTGCTATGCTTGTTATGGATATTGCAGAATCAGCACAAAAGATGCTAGATAAGATTCGTTCAGATCTCGGTTCTGTTCAAGGTCAAATGACAAGTACAGTAAATAATATCACTGTAACACAAGTGAATGTTAAAGCTGCTGAAAGTGGTATTAGAGATGTTGATTTTGCTGCTGAGTCTGCAGAATTTAACAAAAATAATATCCTTGCACAATCTGGAAGCTATGCAATGAGCCAAGCTAATGCTGTTCAGCAAAATATTTTGAGACTTTTAAGTTAA
- a CDS encoding tetraacyldisaccharide 4'-kinase has protein sequence MRFIDRYFYKPNFWQKILAICLLPISLLYFIASTLRRKFSKFQDFQIPIISIGNLVAGGSGKTPFIIETAKDYKNVAIILRGYKRKSKGLLVISHKGEILSTQEQAGDEAYLIAKKLPNASVIVCKKRHLALEKAKEMGIKIVFLDDGFRFNYKKLNILLKPKLQPYFNFCIPSGIYRENPYLYNTADLTITEDQDYKRIVTLKNPTKHMLLVTAIANPSRLDQFLPNVVGKITFNDHSTFNKDFLTQQLKNHNATSLLVTQKDEVKLLNFGLPLSILELKLEIKPEILQKIDNYIKNYNSK, from the coding sequence ATGCGTTTTATTGATCGTTATTTTTACAAACCAAATTTTTGGCAAAAAATTCTTGCTATATGCCTACTCCCTATTAGTCTTTTATATTTTATTGCCTCCACTTTACGAAGAAAATTTAGCAAATTTCAAGATTTTCAAATTCCAATTATTAGCATTGGCAATCTTGTAGCAGGAGGTAGTGGCAAAACTCCCTTTATTATAGAAACTGCCAAAGATTACAAAAATGTAGCAATAATCTTGCGAGGCTACAAACGCAAATCTAAGGGGCTATTAGTAATAAGTCATAAAGGAGAGATTCTAAGCACACAAGAACAAGCAGGAGATGAGGCCTATCTCATTGCAAAAAAACTCCCTAATGCCAGTGTAATTGTTTGCAAAAAACGCCACCTTGCACTAGAAAAAGCAAAAGAAATGGGAATTAAGATTGTATTTTTAGATGATGGTTTCCGATTTAACTATAAAAAACTTAATATTTTACTAAAACCTAAATTGCAACCCTATTTTAATTTTTGTATTCCTAGTGGAATTTATCGTGAAAATCCCTATCTTTACAATACTGCAGATCTAACAATCACAGAAGATCAAGATTATAAACGCATTGTCACACTTAAAAATCCCACCAAACACATGCTTTTGGTTACTGCTATTGCAAATCCCTCGCGTTTAGATCAATTTTTACCTAATGTTGTTGGAAAAATCACCTTTAATGATCATAGCACTTTTAATAAGGATTTTTTAACACAGCAACTAAAAAACCATAATGCAACCTCACTACTTGTCACACAAAAGGATGAGGTTAAGCTTCTTAACTTTGGATTACCCTTAAGTATTTTGGAGCTAAAACTAGAGATCAAACCAGAAATTTTACAAAAAATTGACAACTATATTAAAAATTATAACAGCAAGTAA
- a CDS encoding 3-methyladenine DNA glycosylase gives MLESSYSLFLALKKMDLLKNSSLYWWPNALSFEVVVGAILTQNTKWENVEKSLKNLKDSHILCKDNTQSLKNFSKLSVQSLANLIYPSGFYNQKSSRLYRLSLAILEEFGNFENFVENVSREWLLSQKGIGMESADSILNYACDREIMVVDKYTQKLLASLGYEFDDYEEIQSWLERGIEENFSQLQEYKSLSLVYARFHGKIVEFSKKKLVFNAKHFGDF, from the coding sequence ATGTTAGAAAGTAGTTATTCACTTTTTTTGGCATTAAAAAAAATGGATTTACTAAAAAATTCTTCTTTGTATTGGTGGCCTAATGCTCTGAGCTTTGAAGTGGTAGTGGGCGCTATTTTGACACAAAATACTAAATGGGAAAATGTAGAAAAGTCTCTTAAAAACCTTAAAGATTCTCATATTCTTTGTAAAGATAACACACAAAGCTTAAAAAATTTTTCAAAATTATCTGTGCAAAGTCTTGCAAATCTTATTTATCCTAGTGGTTTTTATAACCAAAAATCTTCGCGTTTATATAGGCTTTCTTTAGCGATTTTAGAAGAGTTTGGTAATTTTGAAAATTTTGTAGAAAATGTAAGTAGAGAATGGCTATTGTCGCAAAAAGGCATAGGAATGGAGAGTGCAGATAGCATTTTAAACTATGCTTGTGATCGCGAGATTATGGTAGTAGATAAATATACACAAAAACTTTTGGCATCTTTAGGGTATGAATTTGATGATTATGAGGAGATACAAAGTTGGCTAGAAAGGGGAATTGAAGAAAACTTTTCTCAACTTCAAGAATATAAAAGTTTAAGTCTTGTTTATGCGAGATTTCATGGAAAGATTGTAGAATTTAGTAAAAAAAAGTTGGTGTTCAATGCAAAACACTTTGGAGATTTTTAA
- the mnmA gene encoding tRNA 2-thiouridine(34) synthase MnmA, which produces MKVALLMSGGVDSSYSAYLLKKQGYEVKGFYLKLHDKEEKHQVFLRNCYKVAENLQIDFEIIEAQEAFRQKVYNEFVESYKRGETPNPCALCNPLMKFGLALDIALEQGCQKIATGHYARIGKIGEHLRIREAKDKTKDQSYFLYAISQTAINSLIFPLGDMLKEEVKPLAFAAMPWLGSLETYKESQEICFVETDYIDILKKHVDVEKEGIVRNVHGQEVGMHKGYMQYTIGKRKGFSVKGAHDPHFVLKIIPEKNEIVVGKKEDLATFEVEAMNKTLPGDFVSGNYYVKIRYRSTPALAFVSLIDEKIIAKFEEPVYGVAKGQALVVYVDDNVLGGGVIL; this is translated from the coding sequence ATGAAAGTAGCTCTTTTGATGAGTGGTGGAGTGGATAGTTCTTATTCTGCTTATTTACTAAAAAAACAAGGATATGAAGTTAAAGGATTTTATCTCAAATTGCACGATAAAGAAGAAAAACATCAAGTTTTTTTACGTAATTGTTATAAAGTTGCAGAAAATTTACAGATTGATTTTGAAATTATTGAAGCACAAGAGGCTTTCAGACAAAAAGTTTATAATGAATTTGTAGAAAGTTATAAGCGTGGTGAAACACCAAATCCTTGTGCTTTGTGTAATCCTTTGATGAAATTTGGCTTGGCACTTGATATTGCTTTGGAGCAGGGGTGTCAAAAAATTGCGACAGGGCATTATGCTAGAATTGGAAAAATTGGTGAGCATTTAAGAATTAGGGAAGCTAAAGATAAAACAAAAGATCAAAGTTATTTTCTTTATGCAATCTCACAAACAGCTATCAACTCTTTGATTTTTCCTCTCGGAGATATGTTAAAAGAAGAGGTTAAACCTCTTGCTTTTGCAGCAATGCCTTGGCTTGGAAGTTTAGAGACTTATAAAGAATCTCAAGAAATTTGTTTTGTAGAGACAGATTATATTGATATTTTAAAGAAGCATGTAGATGTGGAAAAAGAAGGTATCGTGCGTAATGTGCATGGCCAGGAAGTAGGGATGCATAAGGGATATATGCAGTATACTATTGGTAAAAGAAAAGGATTTAGTGTAAAAGGTGCGCATGATCCACATTTTGTTTTAAAGATTATTCCAGAGAAAAATGAGATCGTTGTGGGTAAAAAAGAAGATCTAGCTACTTTTGAAGTTGAAGCGATGAATAAAACATTGCCTGGTGATTTTGTATCAGGAAATTATTATGTCAAAATACGCTATCGAAGTACCCCTGCACTAGCTTTTGTAAGTTTAATAGATGAGAAGATTATCGCAAAGTTTGAGGAACCTGTGTATGGTGTAGCAAAGGGACAGGCTCTTGTAGTATATGTAGATGATAATGTACTTGGTGGAGGCGTGATTCTTTAA
- a CDS encoding NAD+ synthase: MSSHTIEKTCDFLQSSLEKKNFDSIVFGLSGGIDSAVVGVLCKKALKKHQKILAVCMPAIHSNPMHLQDAKTLCTQFDIPYTIHSIAPYEKIFREENPTRLRLGNFLARMRMNILYDYSAKNNALVIGTSNKSELMLGYGTLHGDLACAINPIATFYKTQIFQIAKILNLPQNIIQKAPSADLYPNQSDSDELGYSYEILDPLLFYISQNFPVYKTIDSQFLISQGFDTKMVQTIVKRIQNNLFKHEHPLIQNF, translated from the coding sequence ATCTCATCTCATACCATAGAAAAAACCTGTGATTTTTTGCAATCTTCTTTGGAAAAAAAGAATTTTGATTCTATTGTTTTTGGGCTTAGTGGAGGTATTGATAGCGCTGTTGTTGGAGTATTATGCAAAAAAGCCTTAAAAAAACATCAAAAGATTCTAGCTGTATGCATGCCAGCAATTCATTCAAATCCCATGCATTTACAAGATGCTAAAACACTTTGCACACAATTTGACATTCCCTACACTATCCATTCTATAGCACCTTATGAGAAAATTTTCAGAGAAGAAAATCCGACAAGATTACGATTAGGAAATTTTTTGGCACGCATGCGCATGAATATTCTTTATGATTATTCTGCAAAAAATAATGCCTTAGTCATTGGCACTTCAAACAAAAGTGAACTAATGCTTGGATATGGAACACTTCATGGAGATCTTGCTTGTGCAATCAATCCTATTGCCACATTCTATAAAACGCAAATTTTTCAAATTGCAAAAATTTTAAATTTGCCACAAAATATCATCCAAAAAGCCCCGAGTGCCGATCTCTACCCTAACCAAAGTGATAGTGATGAACTAGGCTATAGCTACGAAATTTTAGATCCACTACTTTTTTATATTTCTCAAAATTTTCCTGTATACAAAACAATAGATTCTCAATTTTTAATTTCCCAAGGATTTGATACAAAAATGGTGCAAACAATAGTAAAAAGAATCCAGAATAATCTTTTTAAACACGAGCACCCCTTAATACAAAATTTTTAA